The Sphaerospermopsis torques-reginae ITEP-024 genome has a window encoding:
- a CDS encoding HugZ family protein, with amino-acid sequence MSQLAKIQAEYEKFPQEVASIMISTANEKGIPNASYTPFVMDEFKNIYIYVSGLSTHTVNIQSHPYVSVLFIEDEAKSPNIFARRRLNFDCTATLIERETDQWNQIVDQFQERFGEIIEVLRGLADFRIFQLTPTQGRFVIGFGAAYNISGDNLNQIVHLNKDNIPNS; translated from the coding sequence ATGAGTCAATTGGCAAAAATCCAAGCAGAGTATGAGAAATTTCCTCAAGAAGTTGCCAGTATTATGATTAGTACAGCAAACGAAAAAGGAATCCCCAACGCTAGTTATACTCCTTTTGTCATGGATGAATTTAAAAACATTTATATTTATGTGAGTGGTTTATCCACCCATACTGTTAATATTCAATCTCATCCTTATGTGAGTGTTTTATTTATTGAAGATGAAGCTAAAAGTCCTAATATTTTTGCCCGTCGTCGCTTGAATTTTGATTGTACAGCTACTTTAATTGAAAGAGAAACTGATCAATGGAATCAAATTGTTGATCAATTTCAAGAACGCTTTGGAGAAATTATTGAAGTGTTACGTGGTTTAGCTGATTTTAGAATTTTTCAACTCACTCCCACGCAAGGACGTTTTGTGATTGGTTTTGGTGCAGCTTACAATATTAGTGGTGATAATCTCAATCAAATTGTACATTTAAATAAAGATAATATTCCTAATTCATAA
- a CDS encoding CIA30 family protein — protein sequence MNENNHHQSKLCRLIQTLTYFEVFPALNWVQNIFAKNRSQPIQNQPKGGNFMGVILVAGATGGVGKRVVQRLLAQGEKVRCLVRDIDKARSILGNEVDLVVGDITKPETLNDLVMSNIQGVVCCTAVRVQPVEGDTPDRAKYNQGVKFYQPEIVGDTPENVEYRGVKNLVEAARRYLPNTGEKTIFDFTQSSEELTAQLKNIWGALDDVVMGGVSSSNFSILEKTALFAGNVSTANSGGFASVRTKNFAPAINLSGFTGVRLRVKGDGQRYKIFLRTENTWDGVGYSYSFDTVANTWIDVNIPFVNLTPVFRAKTVKDCPEIDQSKICSFQLMLSKFEYDGALNPQFSPGGFALEIESLKAYGGAGLSQFILVSSAGVTRPGRPGINLEEEPPAVRLNDQLGGILTWKLKGEDSLRSSGIPYTIIRPCALTEEAGGKELIVEQGDNIRGKISRNDVAEICVQSLKKPKAKNITFEVKQGENNVNSINWEQLFSQLQRDPVKII from the coding sequence ATGAATGAAAACAATCATCATCAATCTAAGTTATGTAGACTCATTCAAACCCTCACCTATTTTGAGGTATTCCCTGCACTGAACTGGGTACAAAATATATTTGCAAAAAATCGTTCTCAACCAATTCAAAATCAACCAAAAGGGGGTAATTTTATGGGTGTAATTTTAGTAGCTGGTGCAACTGGTGGAGTTGGTAAACGAGTCGTACAAAGATTATTAGCGCAAGGTGAAAAAGTGCGTTGTTTAGTCAGAGATATTGATAAAGCGCGGTCAATTCTTGGTAATGAAGTTGACTTAGTAGTGGGAGATATTACCAAACCGGAAACTTTGAATGATTTGGTAATGAGTAATATTCAAGGTGTGGTTTGTTGTACAGCAGTGCGAGTTCAACCAGTAGAAGGAGACACACCTGATAGAGCAAAATATAACCAAGGTGTGAAATTTTATCAACCAGAAATAGTAGGAGACACCCCAGAAAATGTAGAATATAGAGGAGTAAAAAATTTAGTAGAAGCTGCTAGAAGATATTTACCAAACACGGGAGAAAAAACTATCTTTGATTTTACCCAATCATCAGAGGAATTAACAGCACAATTAAAAAATATTTGGGGTGCTTTGGATGATGTTGTCATGGGTGGTGTCAGTTCTAGCAATTTTAGCATTTTAGAAAAAACCGCTTTATTTGCTGGTAATGTTTCTACTGCAAACTCAGGAGGTTTTGCATCTGTAAGAACCAAAAATTTTGCACCTGCAATTAATTTATCAGGTTTTACCGGGGTGAGATTGAGAGTTAAAGGTGATGGACAACGTTATAAAATATTTTTGAGAACTGAAAATACTTGGGATGGAGTGGGTTACAGTTATTCCTTTGATACTGTAGCTAATACATGGATAGATGTTAATATCCCTTTTGTGAATTTAACACCTGTTTTTAGAGCGAAAACTGTTAAAGATTGTCCTGAAATTGATCAAAGTAAAATTTGTTCTTTTCAATTAATGTTGAGCAAATTTGAATATGACGGTGCTTTAAATCCTCAATTTAGTCCTGGTGGTTTTGCATTAGAAATAGAATCTCTCAAAGCTTATGGTGGTGCAGGTTTATCACAATTTATTTTAGTTAGTTCTGCGGGTGTAACTCGTCCTGGAAGACCAGGAATTAATTTAGAGGAAGAACCCCCAGCAGTGAGATTAAATGACCAATTAGGAGGAATTTTAACCTGGAAATTAAAAGGAGAAGATAGTTTAAGATCAAGTGGAATACCATATACAATTATTCGACCTTGTGCGTTAACAGAAGAAGCGGGAGGTAAAGAATTAATAGTTGAACAAGGTGATAATATTCGGGGAAAAATTAGCCGTAATGATGTAGCAGAAATTTGTGTGCAATCGTTAAAAAAACCAAAAGCAAAAAATATCACTTTTGAAGTCAAACAAGGAGAAAATAACGTTAACTCTATCAACTGGGAACAATTATTTTCTCAATTGCAACGTGATCCAGTTAAGATAATCTAA
- a CDS encoding HigA family addiction module antitoxin: MENNLLHNPHAGEILKYEFLDELEISENILADNLGLPHPTIQEIITGKLPMTADIDLRLCRYFRLSEGYFLRLQNAYEIMEAKRSLGEILNQITPYSSLTT, from the coding sequence ATGGAAAATAACTTACTGCATAATCCTCATGCTGGTGAAATTTTAAAGTATGAATTTTTAGATGAATTAGAAATCAGCGAAAATATTTTAGCTGATAATTTAGGTTTACCTCATCCTACTATTCAAGAAATTATTACAGGTAAACTTCCCATGACTGCGGATATAGATTTGCGTCTTTGTCGCTATTTTAGACTTTCGGAAGGATATTTTTTAAGATTGCAAAATGCTTATGAAATTATGGAAGCAAAAAGAAGTTTAGGAGAAATTTTAAATCAAATTACTCCTTATTCTTCGCTGACAACATAG
- a CDS encoding type II toxin-antitoxin system RelE/ParE family toxin yields MIVSFACKETEKIWQGVISRKLPVEIQERALRKLRQLEASTNLDDLRIPLGNRLEALSGDRIGQYSIRLTKQWRICFIWENRNVYNVEIVDYH; encoded by the coding sequence ATGATTGTTTCCTTTGCTTGTAAAGAAACAGAAAAAATATGGCAGGGGGTAATTTCACGAAAATTACCAGTAGAGATCCAAGAACGCGCCTTACGCAAATTGCGACAATTGGAAGCATCAACTAATTTAGATGATCTTCGTATTCCTCTAGGAAATCGCTTAGAAGCTCTTTCTGGTGATAGAATAGGACAATACAGTATCCGTCTTACAAAGCAATGGCGGATCTGTTTCATTTGGGAAAATAGAAATGTTTATAATGTAGAAATAGTGGATTACCATTAG
- a CDS encoding serine/threonine protein kinase, translated as MSIYPDFQAQGYQVIKELGRNREGGRITWLVTNINTGQQEVIKQFCFAQAGSNWSSFAAHEREIQVLTGLKHPGIPCYLNSFPTSDGFCLVQQYIDASTLAEPRSFSPEEIKQIAVKVLEILVYLQNRIPSVIHRDIKPENILVDEHINVYLIDFGFARIGSQEVAGSSVFKGTPGFIPPEQMFKPTEATDLYALGATLICLLTGIKSTEIDKLQDEDDPYLLKFRHLLPRLSLRFLDWLEKMVQPKQKDRFSNAELALQALKPLDVIRIPIVTISQTLLEFKAQKLGEKINQLITIKNSVPDTLLEGRWEVAPHPSDPPHTPDSHAWISVQPAKFKRNNIDFRIQIDTKNLMAQKNYKRQLILYSNSYPESHILTVKVQTEDLPIEKRKINYRDLIGLLIAAVISFTAMICSIPYLTIESFLLSLTCGFWLFLSFFLVYRENRKVGYLAVVWAVAVVMAVGYLAVVWAVAGAVIGAVIGAVDSFTIVLMLLLLGFGITVGTGIIIGFLNPFILLALTGTGLPALSMLLYPPLKRRKLIAKYRQSEESLIKP; from the coding sequence ATGAGCATTTACCCTGATTTCCAAGCACAAGGTTATCAAGTTATTAAAGAACTAGGGCGTAACAGAGAAGGTGGCAGAATTACTTGGTTAGTAACAAATATTAACACAGGGCAACAAGAAGTAATAAAACAGTTTTGTTTTGCTCAAGCAGGTTCTAACTGGTCAAGTTTTGCAGCACACGAACGAGAAATACAGGTACTAACAGGACTCAAACATCCGGGAATTCCTTGTTATTTAAATTCCTTTCCTACATCTGATGGTTTTTGTCTAGTTCAACAATATATTGATGCTTCCACTTTAGCAGAACCTCGGAGTTTTTCACCAGAAGAAATCAAACAAATTGCTGTTAAAGTTTTAGAAATTCTTGTATATTTACAAAATCGTATTCCGTCGGTAATTCATCGAGATATCAAACCAGAAAATATATTAGTAGATGAACACATCAATGTTTATTTAATTGATTTTGGCTTTGCACGTATTGGTAGTCAAGAAGTGGCTGGAAGTAGTGTATTTAAAGGAACTCCTGGTTTTATTCCACCTGAGCAAATGTTTAAGCCAACAGAGGCTACAGATTTGTATGCTTTGGGTGCAACTTTGATTTGCTTATTGACAGGAATTAAGTCAACAGAAATAGATAAATTACAAGATGAAGATGATCCTTATTTACTTAAATTTCGTCATCTTTTACCCCGATTGAGTTTACGGTTTTTGGATTGGTTGGAAAAGATGGTACAACCGAAACAAAAAGACAGGTTTTCTAATGCAGAATTAGCTTTACAAGCACTCAAACCACTTGATGTCATCCGTATTCCAATAGTTACTATAAGTCAAACATTACTAGAATTTAAAGCACAGAAGTTAGGGGAAAAAATAAACCAACTCATTACAATTAAAAACTCTGTACCAGATACTTTATTAGAAGGTAGATGGGAAGTTGCACCTCATCCTAGTGATCCTCCTCATACTCCAGATTCTCATGCTTGGATTTCGGTTCAACCTGCCAAGTTCAAGCGTAATAATATTGATTTTCGTATTCAAATTGATACTAAGAATTTAATGGCACAGAAAAATTATAAACGTCAACTGATACTATACAGTAATTCCTATCCAGAGAGTCATATTTTAACAGTGAAGGTACAGACAGAAGATTTACCTATTGAGAAAAGGAAGATAAATTATCGGGATTTAATTGGGTTGCTTATAGCGGCTGTCATCTCATTTACAGCTATGATTTGTAGTATACCTTATTTAACAATAGAGTCTTTTCTTCTTAGCCTGACGTGTGGCTTCTGGCTTTTTCTTTCGTTTTTTCTTGTGTATCGAGAGAATCGAAAGGTGGGATATTTGGCTGTGGTTTGGGCGGTGGCTGTGGTTATGGCTGTGGGATATTTGGCTGTAGTTTGGGCGGTGGCGGGGGCTGTGATTGGTGCTGTGATTGGGGCTGTAGACTCATTTACAATTGTACTGATGCTACTTTTATTAGGTTTTGGAATTACTGTAGGAACGGGAATAATAATAGGCTTTCTGAATCCATTTATTTTGTTAGCACTAACCGGAACAGGTTTACCTGCACTTTCCATGCTGCTTTATCCACCTCTAAAAAGACGTAAGTTAATTGCTAAATATCGTCAGTCTGAGGAATCTTTAATCAAACCGTGA
- a CDS encoding DUF1565 domain-containing protein, with protein sequence MKSKGFNISRLSLGSSLTALLVIAGSSTLLPSQVNAGSAQSLIAQIPASATVIYVNPVTGQDLAGAGVSAATPYKTITFALSQAQANTVIQLAPGNYSKDTGESFPLILKPGVTLIGNESAKGQGTIITGGGFYTSRTFARQDVTILAENNTTIAGLTVTNPNQRGTAVWVESSNPTIKNNTFTNSVREGVFVTGTGNPKIENNIFFKNGGNGISLARSAQGEIRNNTFEDTGFGLAIGGNSTPLVEGNQIIKNQDGLFISESAKPILRKNFIQNNKRDGIVATINALPNLGTNDSPGGNLIRNNTRHDLNNSTRGNRIVAIGNDIDQKRITGAVDFVAATVTPPSGGTGSTGATAFKDVPTGYWAKAYIEALAAQNIIAGFPDGTFKPNEPVTRAQFATIINKALTPPVKRPAIQFKDVQSNFWAYNAIQAAYQSQFVAGYPDGTFKPQQQIPRVQALVALANGLNFTANNNNIVSVYTDAAQIPNYAIGPVAAATVRQLVVNYPTVQQLDPNRQATRAEIAAFVYQSLVAIGRAQPISSAYLVTAQ encoded by the coding sequence ATGAAATCTAAGGGTTTTAACATCTCTCGTTTATCTTTAGGAAGCAGTTTGACTGCTTTGTTAGTTATTGCTGGTAGTTCAACATTGCTACCCAGTCAGGTAAACGCTGGTTCTGCTCAAAGTTTGATTGCCCAAATTCCTGCCAGTGCTACAGTCATTTATGTTAATCCGGTAACTGGTCAAGATCTTGCCGGTGCTGGTGTGAGCGCAGCAACACCTTACAAAACCATTACCTTTGCTCTTTCCCAAGCGCAAGCAAACACAGTGATTCAACTTGCTCCTGGTAACTATAGTAAGGACACTGGGGAAAGTTTTCCTTTAATACTCAAACCAGGAGTGACACTTATAGGTAATGAATCTGCCAAAGGTCAAGGAACAATAATTACAGGTGGTGGGTTTTACACCAGTCGTACTTTTGCTAGACAGGATGTCACAATCCTCGCAGAAAATAATACCACTATTGCTGGCTTAACTGTGACTAATCCCAATCAACGAGGTACTGCTGTTTGGGTAGAATCAAGCAATCCCACTATCAAAAACAATACTTTTACCAACAGTGTCAGAGAAGGGGTTTTTGTTACAGGTACAGGAAATCCCAAAATTGAAAATAACATCTTTTTCAAAAATGGAGGTAATGGGATTTCTTTAGCCCGTTCTGCTCAAGGTGAAATTAGAAATAACACCTTTGAAGATACTGGTTTTGGTTTGGCTATTGGTGGAAATTCTACACCTTTGGTAGAAGGAAACCAAATTATTAAAAACCAAGATGGTCTGTTTATCTCTGAATCTGCCAAACCCATACTGCGTAAGAATTTTATTCAGAACAATAAGCGGGATGGTATTGTTGCCACTATCAATGCTCTTCCTAACCTTGGTACTAATGACAGTCCTGGTGGTAATCTGATTCGGAATAACACGCGTCACGACTTAAATAATTCCACTAGAGGTAATCGCATTGTTGCTATTGGCAATGATATTGATCAAAAACGCATTACGGGCGCAGTAGATTTTGTAGCTGCAACTGTTACTCCCCCCAGTGGTGGTACTGGTAGTACAGGTGCTACAGCATTTAAAGATGTGCCAACAGGTTATTGGGCAAAAGCTTATATTGAAGCTTTAGCTGCCCAAAATATTATTGCAGGTTTTCCCGATGGCACTTTTAAACCTAATGAACCTGTCACTCGCGCCCAATTTGCGACTATTATCAATAAAGCTTTGACACCTCCTGTTAAACGTCCAGCTATTCAGTTTAAGGATGTGCAAAGCAATTTTTGGGCTTATAATGCAATTCAAGCTGCGTACCAAAGTCAATTTGTAGCAGGGTATCCTGATGGAACTTTTAAACCACAGCAACAAATTCCTAGAGTTCAGGCTTTAGTGGCTTTAGCCAACGGGTTGAATTTCACTGCTAACAATAACAATATTGTCAGCGTTTATACTGATGCTGCTCAAATTCCCAATTATGCCATTGGACCTGTAGCTGCTGCTACTGTGAGACAATTAGTAGTGAATTATCCGACGGTGCAACAACTTGATCCTAATCGTCAGGCAACTAGGGCGGAAATTGCTGCTTTTGTTTATCAATCACTTGTGGCTATTGGTAGGGCGCAACCAATTTCTTCTGCTTATTTGGTGACAGCACAGTAA
- a CDS encoding DivIVA domain-containing protein gives MLQPKLSKPEPNHNGKNVPPQENPIGQGGVDILQELNRLEDMILAGLQIPLTGRTLIDEDKVLEQLDFVRVSLPSVFQEAAELLQNKEEIMLEAEEYGQQVVEAAQAKRAQILADSDIIRQAERETEQLRRKVQQECDAMMQDTLAEIERKKRACMQELEEMRQNAIAQAQEIEDGADQYADNVLENIEQDLQEMLRIITNGRLQLRGEIPKQRNSTYPKKK, from the coding sequence ATGCTACAACCAAAACTCTCCAAACCTGAACCCAACCACAACGGAAAAAATGTCCCACCTCAAGAAAACCCCATTGGACAAGGAGGTGTAGATATTCTCCAAGAACTTAACCGTTTAGAGGATATGATTCTTGCTGGTTTGCAAATTCCTCTGACTGGACGCACGCTGATAGATGAAGACAAGGTTCTAGAACAGCTTGATTTTGTGCGTGTTTCTTTACCGTCGGTGTTTCAGGAAGCAGCAGAACTCCTTCAAAACAAGGAGGAAATCATGCTGGAAGCGGAGGAGTACGGACAGCAGGTGGTAGAAGCAGCACAGGCTAAAAGAGCGCAAATTCTGGCTGATAGCGATATTATCAGACAAGCAGAAAGGGAAACTGAACAACTGCGTCGAAAAGTACAGCAAGAGTGTGACGCAATGATGCAAGATACTCTGGCAGAAATTGAGCGCAAAAAACGTGCTTGTATGCAAGAGTTAGAGGAAATGCGCCAAAATGCGATCGCTCAAGCTCAAGAAATTGAAGATGGTGCTGATCAATATGCCGATAATGTTCTAGAAAATATCGAACAGGATCTTCAGGAAATGTTACGAATTATTACTAATGGTAGATTACAATTGCGAGGAGAAATACCTAAGCAACGTAATTCGACCTATCCTAAGAAAAAATAA